The nucleotide sequence AGCCCGGACCAGTTCTATGGCTTCTCCCAGCTCACCTGGCTCCACCTGGACCACAACCAGATCACCACGGTGCGGGAGGACGCCTTCCAGGGGCTCTATAAACTCAAAGATCTCAACCTGAGCTCCAACCGGATCACAAAGCTGCCAAACACAACCTTCATCCACCTCATCAACCTACAGATCTTAGATCTGTCCTTCAACCTGATGACTGCGCTGGAGCCTGAGCTGTTCCATGGCCTCCGCAAGCTGCAGATCCTCCACCTGCGCTCCAACTCGCTGCGCACCACCCCCGTCCGGGCCTTCTGGGACTGCCGCAGCCTTGAGTACCTGGGTCTGTCCAACAACCGGCTGCGAAGCCTGGCCCGGAACGGCTTCGCAGGCCTCATTAAACTCAGAGAACTCCACTTGGAACACAACCAGCTGACTAAGATCAACCTGGCTCATTTCCCCCGCCTGGTGGCTCTGCAGTTCCTTTATCTGCAGTGGAACAAGATCTCCAACCTGACCTGCGGTATGGAGTGGACCTGGACCACGCTGGAGAAGATGGACCTAACGGGGAACGAGATCCGGGTGCTGACCCCGGACGTGTTCGAGACGCTGCCTAACCTGAAGATCCTCCTATTGGATAACAACAAGCTAGGCAGCCTGGACCCTCTGGTCTTGGATATGTGGCGGTCTCTAGGTACCGTGGGGCTGTCCAGCAACCTTTGGGAATGTACCAAAGGGATCTGCTCCCTGGCCACTTGGCTTAGCACCTTCAAGGGGAGGTGGGAACACTCCATCCTGTGTCACACCCCCGAGTACGCCCAGGGCGAGGAGATACTGGATGCCGTTTATGGATTCCAGCTTTGTCTGAATTTTACAGTGCCGCCACCTGTCGTCTTGACCACAACCACTTTGTCAATGGTCACGGACTCGCCGACAGGCACGACGGCGGAGGTCACCAGCTCTCTGTTCGGAGTAATGAAGCAGACACCCACACAGGGTTACTATGGGGATTTGGGGCGCTTTACGACCGTAACGACAACGACCGCCGCGCCGCGCACCGCCCTGGCAACCACGGTGGAGGGCGGGGGTGGAGCGGTGGGAGTCCCCGAGGACTTCTCGGAGACGGACAACACAGTCCTGACCCAGAGGGTGATCATTGGAACCATGGTCCTTCTGTTTACCTTCTTCCTCATCATTTTCGTTGTGTTCATCTCACGGAAGTGCTGCCCTCCTACCATGCGCAGGATACGCCAGTGCTCGGCCATGCAGAACCGCCGCCAGATGAGGACCCAGCAGCGGCAGCAAATGGCGGACCTGGCCACGCAGGTACCCTATAACGAGTACGAGCCCAGCCACGAGGAGGGAGCGCTGGTTATCATCAACGGCTACGGGCAGTGCAAGTGTCAACAGCTGCCTTACAAAGAGTGTGAAGTGTAAACTGTGTATATCCCCCTGCAGCAGCAGCATATGGGCTGTTGACCAAACAATACAGGGTTTGTTTTTTTGCTTCCCCCCCCCTCCCAGTTTATACAACAACAAAAGACTTTCTACTCGTTAGCTCTGAGAAATCAATGTGATTAGTACATTGGGAGAGTTGATGCCTGGTGGGTGGGTGGAATGGACGATGAAGAGACTGATGATGAGGATGTAGTAGGAATAGTCACCATTTATTTTTATATGAATGCAAGATTGTTCATATCAGATAGCTGTGGGCAATCAGTCTCCACACaggaaaaagagaaaaaaaaaacccTGGTAGACGGATGTGTCaccaggtgggggggggggggggctatcagtcACTATGTTcaccagagagaagaagaagacatcTACTACGAGACGGTAAGCCCACAGATACATGGCCCATATCATTTCCAAGGGGGGGCGTTTGATTATGATGAAATGTTTGGGGtttttttgtgattttttttaaagatgcacAGTAGCCACAGTGTGTCACCATCACAAACACTTGTTGGTACAGTAGCGAGTATTTAAAAAGGGGGTTGGTTATTAAATTAAATGCTTTTTTTTGTCACatttgttcatttttttttttttgtaaatttacTATGAATATTGAATAAATGTTTATTTATGTCACAATCTGAATTAAATCTCCAACGGAAAATTGAATCTAAAACATTACTTGGTTGCAATTTATGTTCCATAAATGTGTATTTTCCTCCCTCTGGATCCAAACAGGACCTTTCAATTCTGGTCCGTGAACACTCATTAGCCTTTTTGTCTTAATTTGATTGGATGAAGTTCATCTCAAAGCTTAGCCCTGTATGTGTGGGAAGGTTCATGTCCAGCATGCCCCAGTACCTGCTTAACCAAACCGTCTACAGTATCTATGACATGTGGACATGTATCAGACCATGTAAACACTTCACCGTCATCAGCCACACTATAGTATTAAAGAGATCAGTGTAACGATCTGTAGACAGATACCAGCATGCTCGCTGACATAAACTGGTAGCCACAGCTTAACTCTTTTCTACTGCAATAGTTCACCAGGAGCCAACAGACACACAAGGTAGAAGTGTTTTTTGGAGAGGTAGTATCAGATATCTAGCTAGTACAGAGAGAGATTAATGACGAACAATGAAAAACCCATTCTGCTctgcagtctctctccctcttatgcCGAAAATACATTTGTCCCAAGAGGAGTCCCAGTCGTATTAGAGCTCCCAGCTAGCCAAGCCTCCGTGGAACAGCACAGACCCTAATCAGCTCTGACAGCGTCAACATTGAACCAATTAAGGacaggcaaaaaaaaaaatactgtaaTATTCTGTCTCCCACACCAGTGATCCAAGCAAAGATGTAGCTTGCTACTGCTGCCAGTCAGTTGGCCACGCAAAAAAAAACCAGTCGGTACAAAACATACATCATCCTTCACTCAACACGGCCAACTAGGGCATTTATCTCCATACCGCCAATCCTGCTCTCGTGAGAGACTGTCAGGTTGACATTCCCTTccttggaaagagagaggggggggggtgagacaggcagaaaggagaggagggggggtacaggcagaaaggaaaggagggggggggacaggcagaaaggaaaggagggggggacaggcagaaaggagaggagggggaggacaggcagaaaggagaggagggggagggcaggcagaaaggagaggagggggggacaggcagaaaggaaagggggggggggacaggcagaaaggaaagggggggggacaggcagaaaggagaggagggggaggacaggcagaaaggagaggagggggagggcaggcagaaaggagaggaggggggggacaggcagaaaggagaggagaggacaggcagagaggagaggacaggcagaaaggagaggaggggggggtacAGGCAGAAAGGaaaggagggggggggacaggcagaaaggaaaggaggggggaggacaggcagaaaggagaggagggggagggcaggcagaaaggagaggagggggggggacaggcagaaaggagaggagaggacaggcagAAAGGAGACGAGGGGGGAGGACAGGCAGAAAGGAGACGAGGGGGGGACAggcagaaaggagaggagggggggacaggcagaaaggagaggaggggggcgacaggcagaaaggagaggagggggggagcgaCAGGCagaaaggagggggggggggcgacaggcagaaaggagaggagggggggagggactACTAAACAAAAAGAAAGAGGGGTGTCGTTGACTCTAGATAATTAGCCTGCACAGAGTTTTACAAGAGAGGGTTAAACTCTTGAGAATCTCCCATGAGGATTAATGCTGCTACTGTGATCAGCAAACAGAGGGGGCTCAGGGCTGGGGGCTCAGGGCAGGGGGCTCAGGGCAGGGGGCTCAGggcagggggctgggggctgggggctcaGGGCAGGGGGCTGGGGGCTCAGGGCTGGGGGCTCAGGGCAGGGGGCTCAGGGCAGGGGGCTGGGGGCTCAGGGCTGCGGGCTGAGTGCTGCGGGCTGAGTGCTGCGGGCTCAGGGCCGAGAGCTCAGGGCTAAAGCAGAGGAGTGTGAGAGGCAGGTTCAGGACACATTGGTATGCAGCACAGAGAGGATGTGTATTAGCATCAGACTAAAGCAGCCGCTgcagctcccctccctccccctccatctgcAGGTCTTTCTGTGCTCTGTTTGGAAGGtagggggcagggagggaggaaaggagaatgaggaggagggaaggagaagtggggggaggagtagagggggaggcgaggtgggggggggggggggtagagggggtaagcGAGGATAGACTGGCAACCAGGTGGTCATGTCTTGGCTTATAATGAGCATTCTTCCCCTAGACAGGTCATGTTATTCTATGGGGCTAAGATctacaggtcatgatattctatggggctaagatctacaggtcatgatattctatGGGGCTAAGATCTACAGGACATGATATTCTATGGGGCTAAGATCTACAGGACATGTTATTCTATGGGGCTAAGATctacaggtcatgatattctatGGGGCTAAGACCAACAGGACATGTTATTCTATGGGGCTAAGATctacaggtcatgatattctatggggttaagatctacaggtcatgatattctatggggttaagatctacaggtcatgatattctatggggctaagatctacaggtcatgatattctatGGGGCTAAGACCAACAGGACATGTTATTCTATGGGGCTAAGATctacaggtcatgatattctatggggttaagatctacaggtcatgatattctatggggttaagatctacaggtcatgatattctatggggctaagatctacaggtcatgatattctatGGGGTTAAGATCTACAGGTCATGTTATTCTATGGGGTTAAGACCAGcaggacaggtcatgatattctatGGGGCTAAGATCTACAGGTCATGTTATTCTATGGGGTTAAGACCAGcaggacaggtcatgatattctatggggctaagatctacaggtcatgatattctatggggctaagatctacaggtcatgatattctatGGGGCTAAGACCAACAGGACATGATATTCTATGGGGCTAAGATctacaggtcatgatattctatggggctaagatctacaggtcatgatattctatGGGGCTAAGACCAACAGGACATGATATTCTATGGGGCTAAGATCTACAGGACATGATATTCTATGGGGCTAAGATctacaggtcatgatattctatGGGGCTAAGACCAACAGGACATGATATTCTATGGGGTTAAGACCAACAGGACATGTTATTCTATGGGGCTAAGACCAACAGGACATGATATTCTATGGGGTTAAGACCAACAGGACATGTTATTCTATGGGGCTAAGACCAACCGGACATGATATTCTATGGGGTTAAGATCTACAGGACATGATATTCTATGGGGCTAAGACCAACAGGACATGTTATTCTATGGGGCTAAGATCTACAGGTCATGTTATTCTATGGGGCTAAGACCAACAGGACATGTTATTCTATGGGGCTAAGATctacaggtcatgatattctatggggttaagatctacaggtcatgatattctatggggctaagatctacaggtcatgatattctatggggctaagatctacaggtcatgatattctatGGGGTTAAGACCAGcaggacaggtcatgatattctatGGGGCTAAGACCTACAGGTCATGTTATTCTATGGGGCTAAGACCaacaggtcatgatattctatGGGGCTAAGACCAACACGACATGTTATTCTATGGGGTTAAGATctacaggtcatgatattctatggggttaagatctacaggtcatgatattctatggggttaagatctacaggtcatgatattctatggggctaagatctacaggtcatgatattctatggggttaagatctacaggtcatgatattctatggggctaagatctacaggtcatgatattctatGGGGCTAAGACCAACAGGACATGTTATTCTATGGGGTTAAGAAACAGAggagtgttggggggggggggggcacctaTCCCTTACACAGTGCACCAGtttagaccagtgccctatgggctctggttaaaatagtgcactatataagatagtgtgtcatttgggacagATTGAAGCATGACAAATGGTGTCATCACCTTGGGGCTGGGACAACAACGAGGAGAGGAGAAAACATCCCTTTAGGGCTGGGACAacaacgaggagaggagaggagaaaacatCCCTTTAGGGCTGGGACAACAACGAGGAGAGGGGAGTAAGGAGGGCAATGTCACCTCCTAGAAAAACTAAAATCAAAACAAAAAGAAAAGAAAGCAAGTGAAAGAGAAAGTTACGACAGTTTAGGAATGAGACTCCCGGTTTGTTCTTTTAGATAAGAGAACCGGTGTTTGGAAATTCTCCATCTACAAAGATGTGGAAATGCCTTAGAATAGACCGAGAGAGACTCTTGATTGAAGTGAATGGGggtgggataggaggagaggaaggatggCCCCAAGAGGGCGCTATGAGGTGTCATCGGTGTTGAAACAGGCAGTTTCCTGACGGAGCCGATAGGAAAACACAAGGCCTTTTCAAAAGCAGAGCAAAATAAAGGCAATACtataccatttgggacgcagtcctACAAACTGTCAACAGTGACGTGGTCTGACTAGGAGTCCTAGACACCGTCAACAGTGACGTGGTCTGACTAGGAGTCCTAGACACTGTCAACAGTGACGTGGTCTGACTAGGAGTCCTACACACCGTCAACAGTGACGTGGTCTGACTAGGAGTCCTAGACACCGTCAACAGTGACGTGGTCTGACTAGGAGTCCTAGACACCGTCAACAGTGACGTGGTCTGACTAGGAGTCCTAGACACCGTCAACAGTGACGTGGTCTGACTAGGAGTCCTAGACACTGTCAACAGTGACGTGGTCTGACTAGGAGTCCTAGACACTGTCAACAGTGACGTGGTCTGACTAGGAGTCCTAGACACTGTCAACAGTGACGTGGTCTGACTAGGAGTCCTAGACACTGTCAACAGTGACGTGGTCTGACTAGGAGTCCTAGACACTGTCAACAGTGACGTGGTCTGACTAGGAGTCCTAGACACTGTCAACAGTGACGTGGTCTGACTAGGAGTCCTAGACACTGTCAACAGTGACGTGGTCTGACTAGGAGTCCTAGACACTGTCAACAGTGACGTGGTCTGACTAGGAGTCCTAGACACTGTCAACAGTGACGTGGTCTGACTAGGAGTCCTAGACACTGTCAACAGTGACGTGGTCTGACTAGGAGTCCTAGACACTGTCAACAGTGACGTGGTCTGACTAGGAGTCCTAGACACTGTCAACAGTGACGTGGTCTGACTAGGAGTCCTACACACTGTCAACAGTGACGTGGTCTGACTAGGAGTCCTAGACACTGTCAACAGTGACGTGGTCTGACTAGGAGTCCTAGACACTGTCAACAGTGACGTGGTCTGACTAGGAGTCCTAGACACTGTAAACAGTGACGTGGTCTGACTAGGAGTCCTAGACACTGTCAACAGTGACGTGGTCTGACTAGGGTTCCTATACACTGTCAACAGTGACGTGGTCTGACTAGGGGTCCTATACACTGTCAACAGTGACGTGGTCTGACTAGGGGTCCTAGACACTGTCAACAGTGACGTGGTCTGACTAGGAGTCCTAGACACTGTCAACAGTGACGTGGTCTGACTAGGAGTCCTAGACACTGTCAACAGTGACGTGGTCTGACTAGGAGTCCTACACACTGTCAACAGTGACGTGGTCTGACTAGGAGTCCTACACACTGTCAACAGTGACGTGGTCTGACTAGGAGTCCTACACACTGTCAACAGTGACGTGGTCTGACTAGGAGTCCTACACACTGTCAACAGTGACGTGGTCTGACTAGGAGTCCTACACACTGTCAACAGTGACGTGGTCTGACTAGGAGTCCTACACACTGTCAACAGTGACGTGGTCTGACTAGGAGTCCTACACACTGTCAACAGTGACGTGGTCTGACTAGGAGTCCTAGACACTGTCAACAGTGACGTGGTCTGACTAGGAGTCCTAGACACTGTCAACAGTGACGTGGTCTGACTAGGAGTCCTAGACACTGTCAACAGTGACGTGGTCTGACTAGGAGTCCTAGACACTGTCAACAGTGACGTGGTCTGACTAGGAGTCCTAGACACTGTCAACAGTGACGTGGTCTGACTAGGAGTCCTAGACACTGTCAACAGTGACGTGGTCTGACTAGGAGTCCTACACACTGTCAACAGTGACGTGGTCTGACTAGGAGTCCTAGACACTGTCAACAGTGACGTGGTCTGACTAGGAGTCCTAGACACTGTCAACAGTGACGTGGTCTGACTAGGAGTCCTACACACTGTCAACAGTGACGTGGTCTGACTAGGAGTCCTACACACTGTCAACAGTGACGTGGTCTGACTAGGAGTCCTACACACTGTCAACAGTGACGTGGTCTGACTAGGAGTCCTACACACTGTCAACAGTGACGTGGTCTGACTAGGAGTCCTACACACTGTCAACAGTGACGTGGTCTGACTAGGAGTCCTACACACTGTCAACAGTGACGTGGTCTGACTAGGAGTCCTACACACTGTCAACAGTGACGTGGTCTGACTAGGAGTCCTAGACACTGTCAACAGTGACGTGGTCTGACTAGGAGTCCTAGACACTGTCAACAGTGACGTGGTCTGACTAGGAGTCCTAGACACTGTCAACAGTGACGTGGTCTGACTAGGAGTCCTAGACACTGTCAACAGTGACGTGGTCTGACTAGGAGTCCTAGACACTGTCAACAGTGACGTGGTCTGACTAGGAGTCCTAGACACTGTCAACAGTGACGTGGTCTGACTAGGAGTCCTACACACTGTCAACAGTGACGTGGTCTGACTAGGAGTCCTAGACACTGTCAACAGTGACGTGGTCTGACTAGGAGTCCTAGACACTGTCAACAGTGACGTGGTCTGACTAGGAGTCCTAGACACTGTCAACAGTGACGTGGTCTGACTAGGAGTCCTAGACACTGTCAACAGTGACGTGGTCTGACTAGGAGTCCTAGACACTGTCAACAGTGACGTGGTCTGACTAGGAGTCCTAGACACTGTCAACAGTGACGTGGTCTGACTAGGAGTCCTAGACACTGTCAACAGTGACGTGGTCTGACTAGGAGTCCTAGACACTGTCAACAGTGACGTGGTCTGACTAGGAGTCCTACACACTGTCAACAGTGACGTGGTCTGACTAGGAGTCCTAGACACTGTCAACAGTGACGTGGTCTGACTAGGAGTCCTAGACACTGTCAACAGTGACGTGGTCTGACTAGGAGTCCTACACACTGTCAACAGTGACGTGGTCTGACTAGGAGTCCTAGACACTGTCAACAGTGACGTGGTCTGACTAGGGTTCCTACACACTGTCAACAGTGACGTGGTCTGACTAGGGGTCCTACACACTGTCAACAGTGACGTGGTCTGACTAGGAGTCCTACACACTGTCAACAGTGACGTGGTCTGACTAGGAGTCCTACACACTGTCAACAGTGACGTGGTCTGACTAGG is from Oncorhynchus masou masou isolate Uvic2021 chromosome 32, UVic_Omas_1.1, whole genome shotgun sequence and encodes:
- the LOC135526785 gene encoding leucine-rich repeat transmembrane neuronal protein 2-like, with the protein product MGFHSRWPLVGPAPTALCLCVFSMLLCLPSPASCTTCPQKCRCEDQQFYCDTQGLEAPPDGVDRGALGLSLRHNSVAELSPDQFYGFSQLTWLHLDHNQITTVREDAFQGLYKLKDLNLSSNRITKLPNTTFIHLINLQILDLSFNLMTALEPELFHGLRKLQILHLRSNSLRTTPVRAFWDCRSLEYLGLSNNRLRSLARNGFAGLIKLRELHLEHNQLTKINLAHFPRLVALQFLYLQWNKISNLTCGMEWTWTTLEKMDLTGNEIRVLTPDVFETLPNLKILLLDNNKLGSLDPLVLDMWRSLGTVGLSSNLWECTKGICSLATWLSTFKGRWEHSILCHTPEYAQGEEILDAVYGFQLCLNFTVPPPVVLTTTTLSMVTDSPTGTTAEVTSSLFGVMKQTPTQGYYGDLGRFTTVTTTTAAPRTALATTVEGGGGAVGVPEDFSETDNTVLTQRVIIGTMVLLFTFFLIIFVVFISRKCCPPTMRRIRQCSAMQNRRQMRTQQRQQMADLATQVPYNEYEPSHEEGALVIINGYGQCKCQQLPYKECEV